A portion of the Nitratidesulfovibrio termitidis HI1 genome contains these proteins:
- a CDS encoding flagellin: MSLVINHNLMAMNATNNLSLSYGKLATSVRRLSSGLRVGTAADDAAGLAIRELMRADIASLNQGARNANDAISLIQTADGALGVIDEKLIRMKELAEQAATGTYTSDQRLIIDSEYQAMASEITRIANSTDFNGVHLLNGHLSGAHDGSGIEASGKLKVHFGSANDCAEDYYYIKIGNATASALGVGAQAADGKGKSISTQSAAQAALEGLTNAIISKDKIRASLGALQNRLENTISNLQIQAENLQAAESRISDVDVSMEMTEFVRQQILSQSAVAMLSQANSLPRLALNLLGT; the protein is encoded by the coding sequence ATGTCACTGGTTATCAATCACAACTTGATGGCGATGAATGCCACCAACAACCTGAGCCTGTCGTACGGCAAGCTCGCCACTTCGGTGCGTCGGCTCTCTTCGGGCCTGCGCGTGGGCACCGCTGCCGACGACGCCGCCGGTCTCGCCATCCGCGAATTGATGCGTGCCGACATCGCGTCGCTCAATCAGGGCGCGCGCAACGCCAACGACGCCATCTCGCTGATCCAGACCGCCGACGGCGCCCTGGGCGTCATCGACGAAAAGCTGATCCGCATGAAGGAACTGGCCGAACAGGCTGCCACCGGCACCTACACCTCGGACCAGCGCCTGATCATCGATTCGGAATACCAGGCCATGGCCTCGGAAATCACCCGAATCGCCAATTCCACCGACTTCAACGGCGTGCACCTGCTGAACGGGCACCTTTCCGGTGCTCACGACGGCTCGGGCATCGAAGCCTCCGGCAAGCTCAAGGTGCACTTCGGTTCGGCCAACGACTGCGCGGAAGACTACTACTACATCAAGATCGGCAACGCGACCGCGTCCGCCCTTGGCGTGGGTGCCCAGGCCGCCGACGGCAAGGGCAAGTCCATCTCCACCCAGTCTGCGGCGCAGGCGGCCCTGGAAGGCCTGACCAACGCCATCATCTCCAAGGACAAGATCCGCGCCTCGCTCGGCGCCCTCCAGAACCGTCTGGAAAACACCATCAGCAACCTGCAGATCCAGGCCGAAAACCTTCAGGCCGCCGAATCGCGCATCTCGGACGTGGACGTGTCGATGGAAATGACGGAATTTGTGCGCCAGCAGATTCTGTCCCAGTCGGCCGTGGCCATGCTTTCGCAGGCCAACTCCCTGCCCCGTCTCGCGTTGAACCTGCTCGGCACGTAA
- a CDS encoding GNAT family N-acetyltransferase, translating to MHPTHASCVTHLTVEPVADPEIHPYTIDALHNGRVVGRLRGFVLEYHNLEGVAALAGLNHDDLREAVDAVRFAMAATHDAPISYVDVLLVAPAYRGYGLARQMLERSWLHAECGASLLRPCPLQFCLDWLRPEDLALIGPQCIGVDPKRSLVSLTKFYQRIGYAALPGTDFCWRPLPLQR from the coding sequence ATGCACCCGACACACGCAAGCTGCGTAACCCACCTGACCGTAGAACCCGTTGCCGACCCGGAAATCCATCCCTACACCATCGACGCCCTGCACAACGGGCGCGTGGTGGGGCGACTGCGGGGTTTTGTTCTTGAATACCACAACCTGGAAGGCGTAGCCGCACTGGCCGGCCTGAACCACGACGACCTGCGCGAGGCCGTGGACGCCGTGCGTTTCGCCATGGCCGCCACCCACGACGCGCCCATTTCCTACGTGGACGTGCTGCTGGTGGCCCCCGCCTACCGGGGCTACGGCCTTGCCCGCCAGATGCTGGAACGCTCGTGGCTGCATGCCGAGTGCGGCGCCTCGCTGCTGCGCCCGTGCCCCTTGCAGTTCTGCCTGGACTGGCTGCGCCCGGAAGACCTTGCCCTCATCGGACCGCAGTGCATCGGGGTGGACCCCAAGCGGTCGCTGGTCAGCCTGACCAAATTTTACCAGCGCATCGGCTATGCGGCCCTGCCGGGCACCGACTTCTGCTGGCGCCCCCTGCCACTGCAACGCTGA
- a CDS encoding DUF202 domain-containing protein, translated as MTQPSQPAQPGQSSQSGHSSRPGHPSQPGHPSQPGQGGDHTAPPAAATTGHPAPSSSQPAPMDFQAVAPSPPVPLDEATCPPPPAPIIINEAQLVLAEKRTSLAALRTGIAIVALPMSLTTFLIATSRYYDTEDVLHFLLPVGTLNLALLVLGAWLSLRAVRRLRQQERTLRMLKERNNALAEFLK; from the coding sequence ATGACCCAACCTTCCCAGCCTGCCCAGCCCGGCCAGTCTTCGCAGTCCGGCCACTCCTCACGGCCTGGTCACCCCTCACAGCCCGGTCACCCCTCACAGCCCGGTCAGGGCGGCGACCACACCGCGCCGCCAGCCGCCGCGACCACCGGGCACCCCGCGCCTTCATCCAGTCAGCCAGCCCCGATGGACTTTCAGGCCGTTGCCCCGAGCCCGCCTGTACCCCTTGACGAAGCGACCTGCCCACCGCCCCCCGCCCCCATCATCATCAACGAGGCGCAACTGGTCCTGGCGGAAAAGCGTACCTCTTTGGCCGCATTGCGCACGGGCATCGCCATCGTGGCCCTGCCCATGTCGCTGACCACCTTCCTCATCGCCACCTCGCGCTATTACGACACCGAAGACGTGCTGCACTTCCTGCTGCCGGTGGGCACGCTGAACCTGGCCCTGCTGGTGCTGGGGGCGTGGCTTTCGTTGCGGGCCGTGCGCCGCCTGCGCCAACAGGAACGGACGTTGCGCATGCTCAAGGAGCGCAACAACGCCCTGGCCGAATTCCTGAAATAA
- a CDS encoding PQQ-dependent sugar dehydrogenase, translating to MRTVTVPPCIHSVRSARLARLARPVRPVRLARSVGLVRPVASIRPVRCIAAVPAASFRIIALLWLALLALPVHAAAAVPPQLDAPVAAPRTVVALSVAPPAPAALAVPDDLPLDELRLPPGFTVELYARVPNARQMALGTRTLFVGSLRAGLVHALPLDDALRPLRVLRLAEGLTLPAGVAFHEGALYVSAVSRLLRYDRVEEWAHAGTDAAPSGLVPAVSASAAPPPAPTIVRADLPSETHHGTKVLGFGPDGLLYVPVGAPCNICRTGPRHGVILRMRPDGTGEEVFARGVRNTVGFDWHPETREMWFTDNGRDWLGDDLPPDELNRAPGPGLDFGFPYCHGGTIADPEYGELGTCAAATPPARNLGPHVASLGMAFYTGRQFPAEYRGQVFIAEHGSWNRSTRIGYRVTLVRLEGGRAVSYEPFAEGWLRGGSPWGRPAALLMLPDGSLLVADDYAGAIYRIRYAGR from the coding sequence ATGCGCACCGTGACCGTCCCACCATGCATCCATTCCGTCCGATCTGCCCGGCTTGCCCGACTGGCCCGGCCTGTCCGGCCTGTCCGGCTGGCCCGATCTGTCGGGCTGGTCCGGCCCGTCGCCAGTATTCGCCCGGTCCGCTGCATCGCCGCAGTGCCCGCCGCCTCCTTCCGGATAATCGCCCTGCTGTGGCTGGCCCTGCTGGCACTGCCGGTTCACGCCGCAGCTGCCGTTCCGCCCCAGCTGGATGCCCCCGTGGCCGCCCCGCGCACCGTGGTTGCCCTTTCCGTGGCGCCTCCGGCCCCGGCCGCGCTGGCCGTGCCCGACGACCTGCCACTGGACGAACTGCGTCTGCCACCGGGCTTCACGGTGGAACTGTACGCCCGGGTGCCCAACGCCCGGCAGATGGCCCTTGGCACGCGCACCCTGTTCGTGGGTTCCCTGCGCGCAGGCCTGGTGCACGCCCTTCCCCTGGATGATGCGTTGCGCCCCCTGCGGGTGCTGCGCCTTGCGGAGGGGCTGACGCTGCCCGCCGGGGTGGCCTTTCATGAAGGGGCACTGTACGTGTCCGCCGTGTCGCGCCTGCTGCGCTACGACCGGGTGGAGGAATGGGCGCATGCCGGGACCGACGCCGCGCCATCCGGTCTTGTTCCTGCCGTATCCGCTTCCGCCGCGCCACCACCCGCACCGACCATCGTGCGCGCCGACCTGCCGTCAGAGACGCACCACGGCACCAAGGTGCTGGGGTTCGGGCCGGACGGCCTGCTCTACGTGCCCGTGGGCGCGCCGTGCAACATCTGCCGCACCGGGCCGCGCCACGGCGTGATCCTGCGCATGCGGCCCGACGGCACCGGCGAAGAAGTGTTTGCGCGCGGGGTGCGCAACACCGTGGGGTTCGACTGGCATCCGGAAACCCGCGAAATGTGGTTTACCGACAACGGCCGCGACTGGCTGGGCGACGATCTGCCCCCCGACGAACTGAACCGCGCCCCCGGTCCGGGGCTGGACTTCGGCTTTCCCTACTGCCACGGCGGCACCATTGCCGATCCGGAGTACGGCGAGCTTGGCACCTGTGCCGCCGCCACGCCTCCGGCCCGCAATCTGGGGCCGCACGTGGCCTCGCTGGGGATGGCCTTCTATACCGGACGGCAGTTTCCCGCCGAGTATCGCGGGCAGGTGTTCATCGCGGAACACGGTTCATGGAACCGCTCCACGCGCATCGGCTACCGGGTGACGCTGGTGCGGCTGGAAGGGGGACGGGCCGTATCCTACGAACCCTTTGCCGAAGGCTGGCTGCGCGGCGGATCACCCTGGGGGCGTCCCGCTGCCCTGCTGATGCTGCCGGACGGCTCGCTGCTGGTGGCCGACGACTACGCCGGGGCCATCTACCGCATCCGCTACGCCGGTCGCTAA